TGATCGCGACTGCGACTGACCGATGGGTGTCTTCGAACGACCTACCGACCGACCGAAGCGCGGGGACCGCCGCGCTCGAGCGGGAGATCATGGAACACGAACCCTTCGAAAGAGCGCGGAACGCCACACCAATCGGCGACGAGGACGATTCCCTCACGGCTCCCCGTTTCCGAGGGAAGAGCGAGAGACCCAATGGGACGATTCGCTGCAGGAGGGATCCGCTTATCCGTCAGTTTCGTTCGCGCCCGCGCCGCTTCCGTCGTCGGTCGTTTCGTTGCCGCCGTCGATCGTTTCGTTGCCGTCGTCGGTTTCATCGTCGGATTCGCTCTCGTCGTCGTCGTCGCCGAACAGGCCGTCGTCATCATCGGACGAATTGCCCTCGGAATCGCTCGATTCGGAATCGCTCCCGCTATCGCCCGGTTCCGAATCGTCACCAGGATCATCCGCCTCAGAAGGGGAACCGTCCGCCTCAGTGACGGTCGTCCAGAAGAACGCGTGTCGATAGGCGTTCTCGTGGGTCGGCGTCTCCGGAACCCCGTCGCGAAACAGCATCACGGAGACTCGAACGGTCCCCTCGTCAGCCGTCGGTGTGACGTTCTGTTCGTAGTGGCCGGTCGCGTTCTCACTGACCTGCCGATCCATCCGTCGTAACTCCGTGCGGTCGACTACGTCACCGTCCTCGAGACGCTGTTCCTGAACGACGACGGTGTAGTTCATATCTCGATCTTCCCGGTTGTCGACGGCGATCACGAACGGGATCGACTCACCCGGTTCGATCTCGGACGGGTAGCCCGAGGCGACGAGTTCGTCCGAGTCGGTTTCGGTGAGCAACTGCAGGTTCGTGTACTGTTCCCCCTGCTGTGGCGAGACGAACGCGTACCCGGCGGTCGCCAGTGAGAGCACGACGGCGAGAACGAGCGCAACGTTGACGGCGACGTGAAGCGACGATTCGACGCCGAAGATCGCCGCGTGAACCCCTTCGAGTCGTCGACCGAGCGCGATTCCGTAGCGATCAGCGGGGGGAACGACCGACCGTCGAATAGCAGCAAATCCGGCGCCGAAGAGGGTGAAACAGCCCACGGTAGTAATGACGACCGGTCCGGTATACCCCCAGGGCGTCGCGGCGATGAGCAGGGCCAGCAGCGGCAACAGCGCGAGACTTACTCCGAACGAAAGCGCCACGCGCTCGCTGTCCGTCACCGACACCGCCTGTCGTATCAGCAGGCGATCCTCGGCGGCCACCTCCTGAGCGGACGATGACCGCGGAAAGAGCGCCGAAACGGTCACGTATCCCGGTGCGAAAACCAACAGCGGTAGTCCGATCGTTGCCCGTAGCAGCGGCGACGACACGTCGACAACGGTCAGTACGACGATCGCGATGGCGACGAAACCGGCGACACCGACCAGATCGGTCGGAACCCCGGTGACGAGACGCTTGCTCCGCCGTCGAACGGCCGCGAACAGATGTGAGATGACCTTCATTATCCTTGTCAGTTGTCGGTTGCTCGAGTACGCCAGCCATTGTTACTCGTCGGATAACCGCGGGGCCGCTCGCACAGTCGCGATATTACTAAAAAGCGCGTCTCGAGTCAGCGAGATCGATCAGTGGCGATCCTTATTTTTCCGACCGGACGAGACGTAGGCCCGCTTTCGCCGCCGTCCAGGCCGGATACGCAGTGTTGTAGACCGTGTTCGGTGCGTTTCGCGCGCCCGCCCGGAGGAGCCGATGGGAGAGCGGCGGCTCCGACGCCGAGATCAGGTCGTCCAGATCGACGGTCTCGAGCCACTCGAAAAAGGTTCGTTCGGCGGGCGTCGCGGGCTCCGTGTCGCGGACACGCTCGCGGATGTCTGCCCACATGTGCCGTTCGTCCCGCCCGAGGACCCACTCGCCGCGCTCGAGGGAGCGACGGAGGCGGTGGTAGTCGCCGTCGTCGAAGGGATAGCCGTGATCGTCGGGCTCGAGGCCCGAAAGGCGGAGGCCAACTGCGGTTCGGTAACACTTCTCGCACACACCGCAGTTACCGTCCATTCGATCGTTGCAGGTCTGGAGCTGCAGCGTCGGCGATTCGGTCCGGACGTAGTCGGCGATCCGATCGAGTCGTTCCTGACGAGTGAGATCGTAGCCGTCGTGGTGACACTGCGTCCCGGCCCACCGGACGTGGTCGTCGATGTCGGGACGAGAGCCCCATTCGAGATCGATTCCGTCCCAGTGAGTCGCGGCGACGTAGAGATCCGTCATCCCGCGCGCGTAGGCCAGCGGCGCACAGAGTCCGAGCAGCCCCAGGCCGTGGCCGACGGAGCTGTACCAGCCGCCGTCGACGTGGCGCTTGTAGTGGGCCAGCAACATCGGGTGGTCGAGGAACGACAGCATGTTCGACTGGACGAACGCCGTCTCGCAGTCGTGCTCGTGGGCAAAGCTCGAGACGCGCGACCGGAGGGCGTCCCACTTCTCGTCGTCGCCGGCGTCCGGGGTGATCGTCCAGCCCCGGATGCTGATCAGGGTCGGCGACTCCTCGCGGTGGCGGACGTACGAATACGTCGAGTCGACACCGCCGGTAAAGAGCAGGCCGGTCTCGTCGGTCCCCTCGGGGTCCGGATCGATCGTGCTGCGGGCATAGAGCGTCCCACCGTCGATGAACTCGTACATGGCAGACAGCGACTCCGCGACGTCCTCGAGCGCGCGGGCGAACGTCGCGTCGACCTCGTCGACGTAGACGTCGGCCCCGTTGGCCCACGCGACCGGACAGACCTGCGCGAGGACGGGAATCGCGAGCACGCCGTCGGGGACGTCCGCGATCGAAACGTCGTAACTGGTTCGGAACGGTTCGTCGGTCACGAACCGCTCCAGGTCGGCCGAAGCGCGAACCGAACACTCGAGCGTTCCGTCGTTGGCAGTGAGCCGGTCGATGATAATCGATGACATAGATGGAGGTCGTTTCGTTCTCGGACGAGGTGATCACGATCGACTACAAAAACCACCGGAACCGTTGATCGATCGGCGCTCGAGAAGTCGACCCGTAGCCGACCGTCCGGTGCCGATAGGAGCACCATACCGCTGTGTCGATGATTGCAGCGGTCGATCGCCCGTTACTGCGGGGACGTCGCTCGTTCGTGTGAGACGGGCGATCGGGGCCGTGATAGCCCGATACAGCGGTTCAAGAACCCGTTATCGACACTTACTGCTGGTCTCCAAGGTAGGAAACGGATAACAAACCGCGGCAGTGACGACGGGTCGGGCAACACATGCGTTTCGAGAGTGATTCGGTCGAACGCGGTGAGACGGCATGAGACGATCGACGCTCGACGTGACGCTCACGATCGGCTTTCTCGCGATCGCGCTGGGTGTTCTCGCGGCGAGAGCGAACCCGGCAACTGCCTACGAGTCGTCGGTCTACACCGGATCGCCGCCGATCACGTGGGCCCTGTTCGCGCTCGCGCTCGCGATCGCGGTCGCGACGACGCTTTCCTGTCGCGGCCGACGGCAGGGACTCGGAATCGGGCTCGGCGCGACGACGGTGACCGCGATCGTGAGCCTCCCCGTGATCCGGAACTACCGCTTCGCCGGGATGGGCGATGCGCTGACCCATCTGGGCTGGACGCGGGACATCGTCACCGGCGGGACCCCACCCCACGAACTGTTCTATCCCGGGCTGCACACCATCGCGACAGTGCTTCACTTCGTCGGCGGCGTCTCGATCGAGCGCGGGCTGTTAATCGGCATGGTCGTCCTCTTCGTCCCGTTCCTCGTCTTCGTCCCACTCGCCGTCCGGGCGATGGGGACCGGTGAATTGGCCGTCGGCCTCGCCGCGATCACCTCCTGGATGGTGTTACCGGTCAACAACATCGCGACGTTCATGGGCGTCCACACGAACTCGAACGCGCTCTTTCTGGTTCCCGCCGTGGTCTTCGCGCTCGTCGCCTACCTCCGACGGCGGTCAACTCGCGAGCGACTCCCGCTCGGACTCTCCCCGTTCACCGTTCTCGTCTACCTGACCGGTCTCGTGATCTTGCTGGTTCACCCACAACAGATGTTCAACGTCTTCATCCTCGTCGCCGCAGTCAGCGGGGTGCAGTTCCTCGCACGCTGGCGGTTCGACGACCATCCGATGCTCGAGCACCCGACGACGTACGCGCACACGATCGGGCTCGGTGGGTTGTTCGGCCTCTGGGCGCTGAGCAACGAACGGTTTCGAAACGCCGCGGCCGGACTCGTCTCCGGGCTGCTCGCGCAGGACATCGGTGCCGGAGCCGAAGTCGGTCAGCGAGGGTCGTCGCTGACCGATATCGGCAGTAGCCTCACCGAACTCTTCGTGAAGATGTTCCTCGACGCGGCGATCGTCGGACTCATCGTGGGTCTGTTCGTGCTGGCCGTCTGGCTCGGTCGCTCGAGCCTCGACGCCGAGACCAGATCGTTCGTCAACTACCTCGCGCTCGCGCTCGTTCCGCTCGGCGCCATGTTCGCAGTGTACTTCGTCGGGACGCCGACGATGGCGTTTCGACAGGTCGGTTTCATCTACGTGATCTTGACGATACTCGCCGGTGTCGCGCTGGCACAGCTCGTGGGCGGCCTCTCGAGCGTGATCACGAGACCCGGTGCGAACGCGGTTACGGCGCTGGTACTCGGCGCCTGTCTGGTGCTCGGATTGATGACCGTGTTCGTCTCCCCGATGATCTACAATCCGGGCCAGCACGTGACTCCCGAGATGATGAGCGGCTACGAGGACGGTCTGGATCACGGTGCCGAGGACGTTCCCTACGCTGGCATGGGGTACGATCCCTACCGATACGACCACGGAATCAACGGGATCCCCGGCGGCGGTGGCAATATCGGTGGTGGGTCAGCAACCACCGGAACCGTCAACGCCAGCGTGTTCTCGGCGGGTAACTACACCGGGGCCTACCCCACCGACGAGTACTACTTCACCGTCACGGAGTGGGACAGGACGAAAGAATTCGACGTCTACGACGAACTCAACTACCACGAGGCCGCATACGAGGGACTCGATACCGAACCGAACGCGAACAAAGTCGTCTCGAACGACGAGTTCGAAATGTACGCCATCGACAGCGAGCCGTAGTGACGTGAAACGCTATTCGCTCCCCAGTGGGGCTCATCATCGTACCGATCGAACGACGTAGTATGTGGCCCCGCTTTCAGTCCACCAACCAGTACGCGGGACGCGCCGGTAGTCTCCCACCGTGGAAGAGTGGCCACCGGATGTGTTCGTACGCACGCGCGAGACCAGTCTCCAAACACACCACTGCACCCGCACCGCTCTGGACGTGCTCGTACGAGGTCGCTCTCGTGCGAGGTCGCTCTCGATGACCTGCTCGAGCGAAACCGTTCTCGCTGACGGCCTGTCGCCGTCGACGATCGGTGAAACACCGAGTAATAGACTATTACGGGCCTGGAAATACGTAACTGCAGAGTCGAAACGATAGTGCGCCACGGATCACTGCCGACACCGCCGACCGCCGGATCCGGGGCCGTATGGGGGCTCTCGAGGCATCAATATCCTATTTCCGCGGCAAAGACGCGATTACGAGATCGAAATTCGTCACGAATTCGTTCGTAATTTCGTGGAGTTCCATCGGTAGATTGTGGCCTAATAACCAGCGTTAGAAAAATATTCTGTAAATTTAAGCCATGAGCGCAAGAAAAAGTTTATGAGTGTAAGGCGGAGTTACGCAAGTGTATGGCGCAGAACTCCCGTACGTCCGAGACGGAATCTACTCCGACTGCAGGCCGTAACAGCGAATTAACCCGCCGTAACTACGTTCGCTCGATCGCCGCGGTGGCGACCGCGGCGACCGCGATTGGCGGGGCCGGCACCGCTGCGGCACAGGACGACTACGAGGTCATCGAGGCCCAGGGGCAGACGATCACCATCGACGCCGGTCAGACCTGGGAGAACAAGCTCATCGACATGACGACCGGCCAGGACATCGTCGTCACTGCTCACAGCAGCGACTGGACGATCCGAAACATCGGCTTCAAGGGCGAGAACACGTCCGGAACCGGTAGCGCAACCTTCGGCATCTCCGATACGAGCGGCGGTACCTGTACCGTCGAGAACGTCTACCTCGGTGACGGCTCGAGCTCCGGGAACGGGAATCCGAACGGGCACGGCCAGACCGCGTTCTGGGTCGCACCCGATCACAACGGCCACATCGATTTCAAAAACGTCAACATCCAGAACTTCGCGGACAACGCGATCTACGGTTCCGCACCCGGCAATAAGGGCGGCGGGACGATCCACATCGACAGTAGCTTCGCCGCGAACTGTTACGTCTCCCACTTCCGACTGGGCACCGAAGGGAGCAAGGTCACGAACTCGAGCGTCTACGTCGACAGTAGCGAGGGGTACGTCGGCCGCGGCATCTGGGCGTGGGCCCCCGGCACGGTCGAAGTCGAGGGCTGCCAGATCGAGATGAACGGGCAGAACAACGCCATCGTCGCCGGTGCGAACGGAAACCCGACGGAGGTCACCGTCACGGACTCCGATTACGACGACCAGGCCGGGATTTCCGAAGAGGCCGGCTCGAGCGTCCAGCTCGGCGACGGCGTCGGCACCGATCCCGAAGCAGTCATCCCCGAGGGCGTGCCGACGAGCCCCGAAGAAGCGGCATCCGGCTCCCAGAACTGAGCCGACCCTGAACGACGCCCCGCTGACGCAGGCTTTCCGACGCACCGCTGACGCAGACCCTCCGACGCCCCGCTGACGCGATCTACTATCGGGCGATCGGATCCCTCCATCCGCCATCGTACGCGTTCGCTGTTATTTTCTCAGTTTTCGATCGGCCAGCTTCGGCAACCGATGGTCACCGCGAGAACCTGCTTCGATACCGATAGCGCCGGGCCACCGGATACCAAAGGCAGAGTTGTCGAGTCAGCGCACGGTGTTTCCGTTCGTGCCCGGAGATGGCGTCGCAGGCTGTTGCGCTTCGTGATCGGTATCGGGCCGCGGATAGTCGACTTCCAGAGACCGGTGCAGTCGGCGGAGATGACGGGACGTAGTGCCATCGATCCCCGAGAGGACCGGGTATCGATCGGGTGGTCCCCACGAGCGCGAGCTCACTCCGGTGGCTCGAGCGGGAGGGGTCCGTTACCCTGTGTGAAGTATCCTCGCAGACGTGACTCACGGAACTGTCTCCGCAGCCGGTCGACGACTCTCTCCGGGAAAAGCGACGACGACCGCAGCGTGAACTGGGCTGAAACGAACGAGTTCGGTCAAGAAACGTGACGTACCAGGTTCTCGAGCGCCGGGAACCGGGAGAAAGAGTCGGACTTCGGCAAACTGTTGGCGAGACGGTGCGCTCGGCGAACCCAATCGTGAGTTACTGCTCCCGCGCGTTGTACTGAACGTCGACCGTCGCGTCACCGAGGATCGTGAAGTCCTCGATGTCGCCGTCGAACCAGTAGGCGTCGAGCCAGTTGCCGACGCCGCCGCGAACCGTCGTATCTTCGACGACGTCGTCATCGTTTACCGACGCGTCGCGGTACTCAGCCTGGATGACCCTGCCGTCGACGCGGAACGAATACGTGCTCGGCTCGGACGTTTCGGTCCCGTCGAAGACGACCGCGTGAGGGAGGAGTTCGGGGTCGCCGTACTCCTCGAGGTCGATCTCCTCGCCGTCGACCGTGATCGTGGGCGTCCCGTTAGTCAGCGACACGTCGGTCACCGTTCCGGAGAACCGGAAGCGAAGACTGTCGTCGGTGACGGTGCTCTGTACCGTCGAGCCCGAGATCGTCGTCGCCTCGTCTTCCGGATCGCCGTCGCCCGCGAATTCGATGTCGCCGTCGACCGTGATCTCGAAGCCGACCGGTTTTCCGGGCCCCTGTACCTCGAGAACGTGCGGGAGGTCGGAACCAAACTCGGACGGATCGACCTGTTCGCCGTTGACGGAGACGGTCCCCGGACCGTCGACGGTCAGTTGTTCGATGTCCCCGCTGTAGCGGAATGCGTCCTTCCAGTCGGCGACGGTCCCGTAGACGGTACCGTCCTCGATGGTATCCTCGTCGTCGATCGAGGCGCCGTCGTACCCGCTCCGTTCGGCCTCGCCGCTGACGGTGAATTCGTAGCGGGTGACGTCCTCGGCGCTGCCGTCGATCAGGACGACGTTTTGCAGGACATCGTCGATATCGGCGGGGTCGATCTCGACGCCGTTGACCCGGACGGTCGCATCGCCGTCGACCGACAGGCGCTCGATCTGGCCGTCGAAACGGAAGGCGTCGAGGTAGTCGGCGACGGTACCGCTCGCAGTGGTGCCGTCGACGGTTGCCGCCTCGTCGATCGTCGCGTTCTCGTCGGTGCTCGGCTCGACCGCGTCGCTGACCACGAATTCGTAGCTCGTGGTGTCGGTCGTGCCGTTCCCGTCGAAGACGATCGTGTTCGCCAGCGACGAGTCGCCGGTCTCTTCGTTCGATTCGCTACTCGATGGAGACGGCGACGATCCGCCGCTCGCGGCCTCTTCCGCGGATGTCGGCACACCTTCGGGCATCGAGAGGTCGGGGTCCGATCCGAGCCCGCCTTCGCGAGAGAGCCGAACGTCTCCGCGCTGGCTGATCCCGTCGAATTGCGTGTCCTCGATCGTGACGCGCGTCGTCTCACCGTTTCGACCGAGGTGGATGGCGTCGTTGTAGGACCCGGAGCTGAAGTCGCAGCCGGACACGACCATCCGTCCCGGGTTCCAGCCCCAGAAACACCGCCCGTTATATCGGCCGTTACTGTCGTTGTACGCGACGGAGTTCGTACACTTCGACCCGTTGGAGCTCAGCCGGAAGCTCGAGACGTAATTGTTCGCCGCGTAGCAACTGTCGATGTGGACGGTTCCACCGTTCCCGTTGTATCCGGGTGCGGACGCGTAGATCCCGTTGTTCGGCCAGTCCTGTACGTTGCAGTGTCGAATGTCGATGTGGCCGCTGTGCTCAGGTGCGACCCAGATTCCACATTGCCCGTGTGAACTGTAACTACTCGGGCGTACACAGCCGTCGCCCATGTAGACGTTCTCGATCGTCGACGTATTGCCGCCGACGTCGGCCACCGCGATCGCGTGGTTGTCGTAGCGGTGGGTTCCGACGAACCCGACGTTCCGGATCGTCCAGTTCGTCGACTCTCGAGCGTAGAGTCCGAACCAGTTCCCGTTCGAAAAATCGATTAGCTTGTTTTCGAAAACCTCGCCGTCGTCGATGGTGTACCACTCGTTGGAGGCTTCGATAACCTCGTACTCCTCGGCGGCGGTCGCACTCCCCGTCGCCAACCCGCCACCGACGACGGAGGCCGCACCCGTCAGCTTCAGGTACGAGCGTCGATCAAGTAATTCACTATTACCGCCATTCTCACCGCTTTCGGGGCCGCTACCCGATGAAGAGTCGTCATCCGCTACCGAATTGTCGCGTGCCATGCGGTCGGGTAATACCAACATGCGCTCATAAACTTTCCCCTTAATTCTGTATAAAATAAACAGACTTTCAGAGATTTAGATAATATATTCTATTATTTTATAGTATTTTAATACGTATGTTTTATATTGAACCCGCCGGGCGGCGACTGGGTAATACCGTATTACCGCTGTTCCGCCCGGGAATTCGGACCCTCTCCATGACGATACGGTTCAACGGGACGGGAGGACCAGTACTCGACGCGAGAGGGATCGTAGTAACCGACGGCGATCGAACACGACGACGAAATTGGCTCGGCAACTCATCGCGAAAAACGGACAACGGACAGTCCAGAGCCGTTTGACGGTAGAGATCGGGATAGTCCGTCCAGCTCCGAGCTGCCAAAACGAGTTGCCGAATCGAACGCACGTCGGTCGATGTCTGGTCCCTCGCGTCCGGCAGCCGTTGAAGCGCTAGATGCGCGTCCCGATCTCGGAGATATCGACGAGACCGCTCGCGACAGACAGCACTGCCCACACCGTTACGCCGGCAGCAACGACGGCGAGCAAGGTGGCGACCCCGGTGACGAACGGCTGCAACGCGACGACGGCAACGGTCATCGCGACGGTCACGCCGCCGGCGGCCGCGATCGACGACGCGAGACTGCGCCAGTGGAGGTCGAGTTCTCGGTCGATGAGAACCACGTTGTAACAGACCATGAGGCCGTAGCAGAGCGCCGTCGACATCGCCGCGCCGACGACGCCGATCGCCGGGATCAACACGAGGTTCAGCCCGAAGTTCAGCGCACCGGTGACTCCTTTCCCGATCGCCCGTTCCGTCGCCCGACCCAGATAATCGAGGCTATCGTTGGTGATCTTGTCGATCGCCTGAAACAGGACGAAGACGCTGAAAACCTGCAAGACGGGCGCAGCACCGGCGTATGCGTCGCCGAAGACGAACCGAATTCCCGGGTCAGCCAGGAGCACGATCCCGGCAACGGCCGGCAGGTAGACGAGGAGGACGTACTCGAGCGACTGTTCGTACACGCGAGCGGCTCGGTCGAGGTGATCGGCGGATTTGTGTTCACCGAACGTCGGTGCAAGGGTGAAGCCCAGCGAGTCAGCGGGCGCGATCACGAAAGTCGAGACCTGTTTGGCGAGTTCGTAAAAGCCGACGGCAACCGGCGTCAGGAAGAAGCCGACCATCAGCGTGTCAACGCGCTTGTACAATACGTTCGCACCCTGTGACGCCGTCAGCGGGAGACTGTACCTGGCGATCCGCGTCGACAGGCCGGGCTCGCTCGAGTCGGCGGTCGGATACGACGACACGATCCGGTAGAGGAGGACTCCGCCGACGACGACGGCGAGCAGATAGCCGACGACGAAGCCGGCCAGCGCGCCGTACGCACCGAAGCCGGCGACCAGGAAGAGCACGATGAACCCGAGCCGACCGACGCTCGAGACCGTACTGGTCGCCGCGGTCAGTGTGACCCTCCCGAAGCCCTGGAACGCGATCAGCAGGTAGCCGTGGGCGACTTTGACGACGATGTAGACGACGCCGAGCGCGAGCAACGGCTCCAACCGGGGTTCGCCGTACACGGTGGCGATCCAGTCGCGAGAGAGGACGAAGAGAAGACAGACCAGTGTGACAGTACCCACGTTGAACGCGACCGACGAACGGACGATGTGCGGGATCTGGGACTCGTCGGTCTCCCGGTACTCGGTGACGAATTTCGCCATCGATTTCGGGATCCCGAGGGTTCCGAACAGCGTCGCGATCGAGAAGACAGCGATGGCGAGGAAGATGAGCCCGTATTCGTCGGGTGAGAGGAACACCCGCGTGAGCAACAGGATGATGGCCCCCTGTGCCCCGAGTCGGAGCAGCTGCGCGCCGAACGTGGCCGTGACTCCGCGGACGATACGCTGTGAGAGAGACATCGTGAGCAGTGAGTGGGGGCTATCGCCGCCCGATTAGAGGTCGGCGGAGACCGACGACTCGTCGTCTCGCGTCTCCGACCGTTCCCCCGCGTCCGCCACCTCCGGCAGATCGGCCCCGTCCTGCGGGCGAGCGGACTCCCGAATCGCTTC
This portion of the Natrinema salinisoli genome encodes:
- a CDS encoding DUF1616 domain-containing protein, which codes for MKVISHLFAAVRRRSKRLVTGVPTDLVGVAGFVAIAIVVLTVVDVSSPLLRATIGLPLLVFAPGYVTVSALFPRSSSAQEVAAEDRLLIRQAVSVTDSERVALSFGVSLALLPLLALLIAATPWGYTGPVVITTVGCFTLFGAGFAAIRRSVVPPADRYGIALGRRLEGVHAAIFGVESSLHVAVNVALVLAVVLSLATAGYAFVSPQQGEQYTNLQLLTETDSDELVASGYPSEIEPGESIPFVIAVDNREDRDMNYTVVVQEQRLEDGDVVDRTELRRMDRQVSENATGHYEQNVTPTADEGTVRVSVMLFRDGVPETPTHENAYRHAFFWTTVTEADGSPSEADDPGDDSEPGDSGSDSESSDSEGNSSDDDDGLFGDDDDESESDDETDDGNETIDGGNETTDDGSGAGANETDG
- a CDS encoding right-handed parallel beta-helix repeat-containing protein, whose amino-acid sequence is MARDNSVADDDSSSGSGPESGENGGNSELLDRRSYLKLTGAASVVGGGLATGSATAAEEYEVIEASNEWYTIDDGEVFENKLIDFSNGNWFGLYARESTNWTIRNVGFVGTHRYDNHAIAVADVGGNTSTIENVYMGDGCVRPSSYSSHGQCGIWVAPEHSGHIDIRHCNVQDWPNNGIYASAPGYNGNGGTVHIDSCYAANNYVSSFRLSSNGSKCTNSVAYNDSNGRYNGRCFWGWNPGRMVVSGCDFSSGSYNDAIHLGRNGETTRVTIEDTQFDGISQRGDVRLSREGGLGSDPDLSMPEGVPTSAEEAASGGSSPSPSSSESNEETGDSSLANTIVFDGNGTTDTTSYEFVVSDAVEPSTDENATIDEAATVDGTTASGTVADYLDAFRFDGQIERLSVDGDATVRVNGVEIDPADIDDVLQNVVLIDGSAEDVTRYEFTVSGEAERSGYDGASIDDEDTIEDGTVYGTVADWKDAFRYSGDIEQLTVDGPGTVSVNGEQVDPSEFGSDLPHVLEVQGPGKPVGFEITVDGDIEFAGDGDPEDEATTISGSTVQSTVTDDSLRFRFSGTVTDVSLTNGTPTITVDGEEIDLEEYGDPELLPHAVVFDGTETSEPSTYSFRVDGRVIQAEYRDASVNDDDVVEDTTVRGGVGNWLDAYWFDGDIEDFTILGDATVDVQYNAREQ
- a CDS encoding oligosaccharide flippase family protein, which encodes MSLSQRIVRGVTATFGAQLLRLGAQGAIILLLTRVFLSPDEYGLIFLAIAVFSIATLFGTLGIPKSMAKFVTEYRETDESQIPHIVRSSVAFNVGTVTLVCLLFVLSRDWIATVYGEPRLEPLLALGVVYIVVKVAHGYLLIAFQGFGRVTLTAATSTVSSVGRLGFIVLFLVAGFGAYGALAGFVVGYLLAVVVGGVLLYRIVSSYPTADSSEPGLSTRIARYSLPLTASQGANVLYKRVDTLMVGFFLTPVAVGFYELAKQVSTFVIAPADSLGFTLAPTFGEHKSADHLDRAARVYEQSLEYVLLVYLPAVAGIVLLADPGIRFVFGDAYAGAAPVLQVFSVFVLFQAIDKITNDSLDYLGRATERAIGKGVTGALNFGLNLVLIPAIGVVGAAMSTALCYGLMVCYNVVLIDRELDLHWRSLASSIAAAGGVTVAMTVAVVALQPFVTGVATLLAVVAAGVTVWAVLSVASGLVDISEIGTRI